The Oncorhynchus clarkii lewisi isolate Uvic-CL-2024 chromosome 8, UVic_Ocla_1.0, whole genome shotgun sequence nucleotide sequence TTACACGCAGCTGCCACATCACAAAACACTACACTCAACTATCTTCCATTTGAGGGGGATGTTAAGACTTATGTAAAGTGCTGCATCAGAGAGTAGAGTAGCAGTACAGTGGTTTGAGCTGCTCTCAGCTGCAGGTGTTTAAGCCTGCCTGTATCgagaacacaacacacattagTATTTCAAACAAAGCGTTTAAAAAGAAGTGTTGGAAGATGCTTTCCCTTTGAATGATGGTGCAGTCCACCATGCATTTGAATGACTGCTGCATATCAATTCAGAATGACTAGCAACCTGCATCCGAGTGCCTCTCCCTAGGCACACAGCTTTCAGATGGTGAAACACATCCTTGGTTATAAGTCAGTGCAAATAAAACATTCAATTAATATCTAACACATCCAAGGTTACTACAGCTTCACACTCAGTCCATTGTTCAATAGTTGATCATTTCAGGTTAAATCCAGCAGGCCTTTCGGTGCATACATTACAGGGAGTAAAACACTTGTTCACCTTACCATAGACCACATTACATGTGAGGGGACATGCAGAGGACAAGATCAGACAACACAACTCCATAAATCAACCTTTTACATCGGTTCAATTTAGCTCGCAGGAAGATATCAGCTGTTCAGTCTACCTTTAGAAGACACTGAGGGAATCCAACCCAAACAAAGCATATAGGTGTACTGAATATATGGGGTTTTCAGTAACATTTATTGATTAACCTTCCTATGACAACCCAACCACTGGCTAGTGAGGAATTGGGAGTTTCAGTCCCATGGGTAATTAGTTAGCATTATGGTGTAAATGCATACGGCCACCTGgagtgttgtttgaacaggtaaaAAGCCCAGGTTGGTGATTTACGGCCACCTGgagtgttgtttgaacaggtaaaAAGCccaggttggtgatttactgccacctggagtgttgtttgaacaggtaaaAAGCCCAGGTTGGTGATTTACGGCCACCTGgagtgttgtttgaacaggtaaaAAGCCCAGGTTGGTGATTTACGGCCACCTGgagtgttgtttgaacaggtaaaAAGCccaggttggtgatttactgccacttggagtgttgtttgaacaggtaaaAAGCCCAGGTTGGTGATTTACGGCCACCTGgagtgttgtttgaacaggtaaaAAGCccaggttggtgatttactgccacctggagtgttgtttgaacaggtaaaAAGCccaggttggtgatttactgccacctggagtgttgtttgaacaggtaaaAAGCccaggttggtgatttactgccacctggagtgttgtttgaacaggtaaaAAGCCCAGGTTGGTGATTTACGGCCACCTGgagtgttgtttgaacaggtaaaAAGCccaggttggtgatttactgccacctggagtgttgtttgaacaggtaaaAAGCCCAGGTTGGTGATTTACGGCCACCTGgagtgttgtttgaacaggtaaaAAGCCCAGGTTGGTGATTTACGGCCACCTGgagtgttgtttgaacaggtaaaAAGCCCAGGTTGGTGATTTACGGCCACCTGgagtgttgtttgaacaggtaaaAAGCccaggttggtgatttactgccacctggagtgttgtttgaacaggtaaaAAGCccaggttggtgatttactgccacctggagtgttgtttgaacaggtaaaAAGCCCAGGTTGGTGATTTACGGCCACCTGgagtgttgtttgaacaggtaaaAAGCccaggttggtgatttactgccacctggagtgttgtttgaacaggtaaaAAGCccaggttggtgatttactgccacctgcagttatggaatgtttacGTACAAGTATAATTCATTGGCAGATCCCTCCTGAAGTCCAAAATGGTatcatgtgatccttccttaaccaagttgacccagttgactacttcaaaaatGGTTGAAgtcctcaatggcactgcccatgctaaaaTTGGCATTTGGGCACTAGAGTCGTCTATCTAGGATATCCCTACAGTGTAAATATTTCTGTATGCCATGTAACCAGAGAGAAAGGAAAATAAAATACTGAATCTGGGTTTTAAAAACAAGTTCATGAGATGAAAGAAATAGCAAAACACTTTAATACAAGAATTAGTCAATCTTCACATGGATTAACCACAACAGACAGCAGCATTGAGGATTAAGGGGCTCAACATGCAAAAATCTTAATATTATGGAGAACGGGGTGAGAACCTAGTAATTCAACACCAAATAAAATAGTGTTGGTCATGGGGGAAATTGTATACAGACAACTGCTTTATTTTTCATCCTGATTGATTGCAAAGATTGGATTTTGTGTAGGTTTAGTGTAACTTGCTGGCTgagtttcacacatgtacaaaagcagacacacacagtccaccAACAGTAACTCTGAATGAAGACACAGCACAACCATGTAGTCAGACATCCTTAACATGCAGAGTATAGTCACGTATCACAGAGCTCTTGTTCCACATCCTCCCGTACCATATTGATCAAGCGCTACATTTGAAGCACACTTATATGAAGTATAATTTCCAGAAAAGCCCCAAGGTCCTCCATGCAGTCCtttacagagatggagagacctGAAGAGCAATGTTGTTGTTTAGCATTAAACTTTCTGCCTGGCACATTCCTCACAACACACCGCTCCCTTCCAGAGCAGCAGAAAGCTTGATCCATTATCCTCATTCATACCTCAGGGGCACAACAGGATCTACagcaaacagagagagcgagagagaagcaaAGCAACACTAGATTTACACCATACGGCTAACAATGTCCTTCAGGTAATGTTGGTTCTTCGTTAATACAGCTGATGCGGGGGCATTGGCCGATCTCTTCCAAGCCCGCTGATGTTCAGTGCGTGCCATTACCTTGTCAGGGTCCGTACTACCCAGCATGCCTCACAGAGGCAGCCTGGTGACCCTTTCATGTTGCGGAGGAGCAGTGAGTCCGAGTGAGCGGGGTTGGAGGTGAGATTTGATGTGATGTGGCAGTACGCTGTCTGCCTGTACTGCAAACAGAGACCCGGGAGGAAGAGGGGCTAGGGCGGACCCCTACCCCACACCCTTGTCTTTCCCCTTCCTCTGGAGGGGCGGGGCCAATCACTCACTTCCCCAGCCGCTGCTCACAGGAGGCGTAGCGCTGCAAGGCGCTGAATAAGTCCTCATAGGAGACGCCTACATGGGAGGGTAAGGAgctgcaggagagagggaggatgttaGAGAGATATACTACAGAGACACTTCTAGCCTACCTCCAATGGCAGTAGCTATGGGCAGTAGAGTAAAACCTATGAATATAAAATAATGTTGGTAAAATAGATACCAAGCAATAAGTGATTAACAGAAATGTCACCATGTTACATTAGTTAAAAGGCGTACTCCAAATACAATTATGTACTTTATTGCTGCTTTAAAAAAATCTCCTGTGATTCCCAAAAGCTGCTGCTTGAGTTAATGCCTAAAGCAGTTACAGCACTATATGGCCATCTAGTGTTTGATGGCGGTCAAGGCCCAAAATGTCCTTGCAAATCATTGACAATGATTAGGCCTCTAGTGCCCAAAAGCCTGTTTAAGCATGGGTAGGGccgttgactacttcaaaatagCAAAAGTcctcaactgggtgggacttcctatagGTTAAGGAAGgttcacataattccatccaggtcatcagaAGGGCTCAGCCAATGATTTAAACttgtgagcaaacattccataactgtaGGTGGCAGTacgcaccctttcagtttgttaaCCAACtttttgggcggcaggtagcctagtggttagagtgttgggccagtaaccgaaaggttgctagatcgaatccccgagctgacaaggtaagaaaAATCGATCGTCccccccctgaacaaggccgttaactcactgttcctaggcagtcattgtaaataagaatgctCTTAACTgattttcctagttaaataaaaggtttttaaaaatgtacatttaaaaatggaaaaagtGGAAATAGAAGAAAATTGAAGAAAATTGACAACTTCCAAATGGAGCCTGTGTGCTCACAAATGCCATAATGTGACAGATACAAAGAAGAGTCCTCTCTCATGTTGCAAATAAAGTCTTTCTGTGAAAAATAAATGTTGCTTTGTAAAGACCCACATTCAATAATGTGGGCCATTCTGACTGAACTTCACGACTGCCAAATAACGATACATTTATAGTCAGGTTTCCATTGATCCAGGTTTACTCGACAAAAGCAATGTCCGGTAAATATTAGTCAATTATTACATTCTATCGTCTACATGCTGGCTTTCGTGGGCTATATGCCTACCTGAGACATCAAACATAGGTGGGAGGGCATACAGAAGGTCACCAACTTATTAATACACAATTTGCCTACATGGGTTAAGGAAACACTTCAACCACTacatttttattcaacactttttTTCCCGGAATGATGCCATCACATCCAGCTATCTTTATCAACACAAGATAGTGAAATGGAAACGTAGCCTAGCAAGCAATTGtcaattttctatttttattgttgttattttaaatggaaacATAGCTAATGTCCAGAAATAGGATTTCTGCGATTGTTAGTGATGCATCATCTGTCAACGTCGCATCTTATGAAGGCTGAACTGCATCATTTCCTCTCCGTTTCCATTAAAACAGCACTGCTATTTATACTGGATTCACAGCAGCGTTTTAAAAAGCCTTGTCAATCTGTCAAGACAGGAGACAAATTAGGCAGCAGGCAGGTTTACCAGTTAATCTGCACAGATAAGCACAAAAGGCCCATATCAATTCTACTCAGGAGGCAAAGCaaaggcacgcacacacaaactctccctctctgtcacacacacacacacacacacagagtggttATGAGGAATAAGAAAGGAACCTCATTGTCATTCGTGTCCAGCTCTTCAGAGCAGCGGCTATCCCAGCAGTCTTCCACATGAGTGAGGCAGCCTTATCGAACGtgtgcacacagacagacactgtacAATACTCACATGAACTCTGTCAGTCTGATGTGCCAGGGCAGGAATCCCAGGGTGCTTTCTACTGGGCCGAACTTCAGAACCAGGTCTGGATCTGGTGTACTCTTCGACTCTGCACATACAGAGAGAGCAATGGAACAACCAATCACTGGAAATTTCAGAGTGCACCGTTTCGAGCATTTTAGAGGCTAGTTTGCATAAGGACTGTGGAAAAGATTAAGAGATAACCATCTGAAGTGCcttttctttttttggggggggggggggggggggggggggtgttagagagCTACAGCAGCAGCTTGCCAAGCCCCATAGACACTGACTGTGCTGAGGAACAGCTGCACTCACTGGCCCAGAGAAGTAAACACACGATAACTTCACTGTACACTACACTGGATTTGATTGGATTCAACTCAACTGCACTGAAGTGAACTCTGCTATCCTCTGTAGTTTATATTCTGTCTGGAGACCATCTTTCTCATCAGTTTGTTCACATTTCTGCCTTTGGTCTCATCCATCACCTTCTACAAGAGCTTTGATTTGTGAGTGTTACACTAAAGTAATGGTGATGTGATTTACAGCTAGTGAGGGTGATCAGTCTTAGCCAGGGGCTAACGATGGGCAGAGCCTGGGCGGGCAGAGGGCTCAGGTCAAAAAAAACACATTGAGAGAGGAGCTCTGGCTCAGAGTGCTTCATCTTCCCTTCATCTTTTGATCAAACACTGTTGGAGCTGCTCTAACAGGGGCTTCTTGACCTTTACCCAATTTCTGTTCTTCATCATTCCTGAGCTTCAAATTGAGTGAAATTGCTACTCTGAACATCATGCCAAAGGAGAGCTGGTGAGCTAAGCTTCACTGACTGTACTCCAGCTTGTAATAGTGCAGCACAGATTAATATCAGATGATTTACAGTCTATGATAACTACTGTTATGATCAAGAGAATGTCTATGGGTGTTATCCTGACGATTAAGCAATTAAATAAAGGTCCCAGTCAACGAATAACAATACACTAAAGACCAGTAAGAACCAATGGCATGTCCTCCTGCTGATCTTGGGGCCTCCTCACCTCTGAGTAGGGAGTCCAACACAGTGACATTAATGTCTTCGGATGTCTTTTCCCTCTGCTCCACAGCTCTACACAGCTGCTGTGCTGCCTGCACGATCCTCAGCTTCCCGTCGTCTGGAGACAGCACCTTCAATACAGACTGACACGACAGCACTGTGGAAACAGAGGAATACAGTCATAATGCgccccacaaacacacataccggtactcaggcacgcacacacacactaatcataaCAATCAATGGTAAACGTGTCAGGTGGCTGTTTGACTGAAGGTTAGTGGGTGGGAATGCCTGCTTTATAAACCTGCTGTTATAATATATGGAACGCCGCTTGGGTCTTTGGGTGTCAAActatacacgtcaaataacactatatGACATGTCAAATAAAACAATTCTATTATAGAAAgttgtgtgtgctgaatttgcaTGAGCAAGCCAAGCTCCACCACTAcgatcagtagcactgtcaaagctgtacaaaaaataAAGTCTGCCAACAAGCacacaccggccacgaacgatgtgttcaCAATACCGCGTGGGTAATAAGGCATTATGTGTTCACAATACCGCGTGGGTAATAAGGCATTATGTGTTCACAATACCGCGTGGGTAATAAGGCATTATGTGTCCACAATACCGCGTGGGTAATAAGGCATTATGTGTTCAACCGAATAGGAAAACGTTTGTGTGAGCATTTGAAATAAGATCAGGAGCAAAAATGCTTGCGAATATCTTTGATACAGATTTTATTAGCAACTTCtgcggtagctagctagctttagcagTCTACTCAGTAGACTGCTAAAGCGGTTCCCCCACAACGTCCTCCTCtgagttatcagactccaaaacaaCCACGTtgtattgtttttcctctggaaGCGTGTTCAATACACATAGTAGGATGACTGGTACAATAAATGTAGCTCAATTCAGATTCCCACAATAAGAGCTACgatgctaatgttctctgggtgtcactgagtagactgataccccatgttctctgggtgtcactgaatAGACTGATACCCCGTGTCATTGATCCACagtccataggtaaggctgtacagtgaaataagtatgcccccaatgcaaactcattcagaaggcgaggtcagaacaggtgcatcaaagctgggaccgagagagtgaaaaacagcttctatctcaaggccatcagactgggtttttttctctcatctttatttaaccaggtaggcaagttgagaacaagttctcatttacaattgcgacctggcaaaaaaaggccatggtggtgaagtaaatacaatatagcaagtaaaacactggaatggttgatttgcagtggaagaatgtgcaaagtagagagataAATAatagggtgcaaaggagcaaaataaataaataaatacagtagggaaaggggTAGTTGTTTGggttaaattatagatgggctatgtacaggtgcagtatatgtgtgctctgacagttggtgcttaaagctagtgagggagataagtgtttccagtttcagagatttttgtagttcgttccagtcattggcagcagagaactggaaggagaggcggccaaagaaataattggttttgggggtgaccagagagatatacctgctggagctcgtgctacaggtgggtgctgcaatGTTGACcaacgagctgagataaggcggggatctagcagggtcttgtagatgacctggagccagtgggtgggTAGTCAACATGCGCgagcggtctggtcagcatgtaagaacTGTCTTATATATTATGggtattttagatgacacctagcctagatagttagctagctaacaatagctactgaaacagattgtcatTTTGTTATGTTTTTTGGGAAAGAccattgtttgcatccatcagctagctagcttttttttatgaccagcagtGTCCAGCGCTTGGGGAAGTGTGTCTGCGCACGTGTGGCAGCAgaaggtgcgcgagacaactatACCAGCGTCATATGATACGAAACAGGTGAATCgctgtgacatatgaaatacgagtgatagtgtaatcaatgtgtcaTAACTACGTAAAAAATGCATGAATGTgctaaattattatgtgacgtgcagtcatattgagatcctgattggtcaacaagcttatttgacatgtTAAAGTGTTATATGACgtgtatattttttgacacgcaaagacccaaacggcgttccatagtaatATGACATTTATGGGTTACAAAACAATTTAATAACAAGAGAACATAGAGATCCTATAATTCGTAAATTATACAAGTGAATTATAGTTTCTATGAACAGGAAAAACAAGAATTCCTTGAAGAGAATTATTCTGGGTTGTGTTCCTTTACTACTCTAtacggtctgtgtgtgtgtgagaccgtgTGTAATAACAGATTGACTTGCTCAAGAGATAATGTAGTTGCCAACAGCAGACGGCCAGTAAGACTACACAATAGAATAGATCTTAATCAGTCAATACAGGCTGGCTGCAGTCCACATGCTCTTCAATAAACAAATGCCACTGATGATGCAATCATGCTTTCAAGCATGGTGTAATTGGAATCCATCTAAAAAATACAGTTAACTATAATTTTCGTAATCCGTTTCAAAATTCATTCAATAAGTGATGATGAATTGTGAATATTACTCCAATTAAGCCTTGCAATCTAAATTGCCCTAAAGGGTttcatatattatttagtatccAATAGAATTGAATTGATTATTCATACTACATGTGGCAGAATTCTGAATGCCTCTTCTCTTCTTGGTTGTAGCCCATCTAGTTATTCTGGTTTAACCCGATTATGGCATAGTACAGGAGTAAGGACGGAGAATAGCAGAGAAACCACAGGGCATGTCCCATTGTTCCAGATGTCTGTTGAGGGGCCGTATGTATCAAGCGTTGAGTAggtgtaggagtgctgatttaagATCAGtttagtgcagtgtttcttaatcctggtccCGGGGACCGAAAGGGGTGGACATTTTAGTTTTTGCTCTGGTGCTCGGGGCTCTAAATTAATGTTTTATTGGTAGCACTGGTGCTCCTAATTTTGAaaagttaggagcaccacataaCATTTCAGCGCACCAGAAAAATAGATTATTAAATTGATGGATATAGTTtatattaggcctatatgaatcctactgCTCAGTTGATTCAGAATATTCCCTTGAATAAACATTGatctacaccaccaccactgGTAGCAACCTGTATTAGAGTTAACGTTTGGCATTTAGCTCGCGATTAGCATTATGCCAGCTTCCTTAGACTGGGGGGGATTGTTTGtgtgtaattttttttttgtttttttgtggagTGCCGCTTTAGACCAGCACTCCTAATCTGAGATGCATACAGCCCCTGCTGTTCGGTGTTCAAGTGTCTCACCTTGTTGGTCCTGTTTGTCAGTGCCATTGTTAAGGAACTCCACACAGAGCTGCTTGGAGCCTTCTAGATCTAGgagctcctgctgctgcttcagGATCTCATCCATCAGCCTGGAGTTGTTCCTCCTGAAGACACCTGGGAACCAAAagggtcatggctagaaggggtCCATCTTTAGTCAAATTAAATGTCAGATTTTactttttgtagcaggttaggagaacttatgcAGTAgtttaggagaattaacatagcaggttaggataattaggtaaaggttagctaaaataaataaaataaaatctacttTTGACATTAATTTcacaaaagctggatcccttctagccatgaccaaCCAAAATGGAAATGTTATCTgttgggaggagggggggggggggtttcaacCTCTCACTGGGGGTTAGGAACATTGGGCACAGCCGAACTTAACTGAAAGACGAAAAAACAAGGAGATTTGCAACCTTTCAAAACTGATACCTAAAATTAACATAATATTATATAATAAGTCGAGTAATTAGGGGGGAATAATGAATCATGTGCCACATTTGGCTGTGAGACTGATGACACAAGTCAGCAGACATTGAGGAACCACACCACTGAGAAAGCACTCAAGGCGTAAACAATATTTTCAAACTAGCATGACCCAGTAAGAGTGGCTGTGGTGaattatatttaactaggcaagtcagttaagagcaaattcttatttaccatgacgacctacactggccaaacccaggcgacgctggaccaattgagcgccgccctatgggactcccaaccacagccggatgtgattcagcctcgattcgaaccagggactggcgacacctcttgcactgagatgcagtgccttagaccactgcgccactcgggaagcaAGAACAGAAatactgtgcgtgtgtgtaaccTTCAGTTAAGCCAATTCCCTCTAGGCTCAGAGAATAGGTGAAAATGCCACATGTCAAATCTTGAAAGCCTATTGAGAGTCGGGACTCCACTAGTTGAAATCATATTCTCTAATCTAGCTATACAACATTGTTACAGTTGATAGAAAATAaaccgcccccctttcggaaaagctgaccacgactccattttgttgatccctgcctacagacagaaactaaaacaagaggctcccacgctgaggtctgtccaacgctggtccgaccaagctgactccacactccaagactgcttccatcacgtggactgtgagatgtttcgtattgcgtcagataacaacattgacgaatacgctgattcggtgtgcgagttcattagaacgtgcgttgaagatgtcgttcccatagcaacgattaaaacattccctaaccagaaaccgtggattgatggcagcattcgtgtgaaactgaaagcgcgaaccactgcttttaatcagggcaaggtgtctggtaacatgaccgaatacaaacagtgcagctattccctccgcaaggctatcaaacaagctaagcgccagtacagagacaaagtagaatctcaattcaacggctcagacacaagaggcatgtggcagggtctacagtcaatcacggactacaggaagaaacccagcccagtcacggaccaggatgtcttgctcccaggcagactaaataacttttttgcccgctttgaggacaatacagtgccactgacacggcctgcaacgaaaacatgcggtctctccttcactgcagccgaggtgagtaagacatttaaacgtgttaaccctcgcaaggctgcaggcccagatggcatccccagccgcgccctcagagcatgcgcagaccagctggccggtgtgtttacggacatattcaatcaatccctataccagtctgctgttcccacatgcttcaagagggccaccattgttcctgttcccaagaaagctaaggtaactgagctaaatgactaccgccccgtagcactcacatccgtcatcatgaagtgctttgagagactagtcaaggaccatatcacctccaccctacctgacaccctagacccactccaatttgcttaccgcccaaataggtccacagacgatgcaatctcaaccacactgcacactgccctaacccatctggacaagaggaatacctatgtgagaatgctgttcatcgactacagctcggcattcaacaccatagtaccctccaagctcgtcatcaagctcgagaccctgggtctcgaccccgccctgtgcaactgggtactggacttcctgacgggccgcccccaggtggtgagggtaggcaacaacatctcctccccgctgatcctcaacactg carries:
- the LOC139415107 gene encoding dehydrodolichyl diphosphate synthase complex subunit nus1-like isoform X2, which gives rise to MAIVYEFVWQVLHVLLHIHRTLITWFRIRLRNWNGRLWSRALTALIVPMALSFPNPKKIVPAPGKRVGRRYRWGADGKSLEKLPDHIGLLIAEEEPRYTDIANLVVWCMAVGISYVSVYDNYGVFRRNNSRLMDEILKQQQELLDLEGSKQLCVEFLNNGTDKQDQQVLSCQSVLKVLSPDDGKLRIVQAAQQLCRAVEQREKTSEDINVTVLDSLLRESKSTPDPDLVLKFGPVESTLGFLPWHIRLTEFISLPSHVGVSYEDLFSALQRYASCEQRLGK
- the LOC139415107 gene encoding dehydrodolichyl diphosphate synthase complex subunit nus1-like isoform X1, which gives rise to MAIVYEFVWQVLHVLLHIHRTLITWFRIRLRNWNGRLWSRALTALIVPMALSFPNPKKIVPAPGKRVGRRYRWGADGKSLEKLPDHIGLLIAEEEPRYTDIANLVVWCMAVGISYVSVYDNYGVFRRNNSRLMDEILKQQQELLDLEGSKQLCVEFLNNGTDKQDQQVLSCQSVLKVLSPDDGKLRIVQAAQQLCRAVEQREKTSEDINVTVLDSLLRGEEAPRSAGESKSTPDPDLVLKFGPVESTLGFLPWHIRLTEFISLPSHVGVSYEDLFSALQRYASCEQRLGK